A genomic window from Brassica oleracea var. oleracea cultivar TO1000 chromosome C8, BOL, whole genome shotgun sequence includes:
- the LOC106311798 gene encoding heparanase-like protein 3, which produces MGCRQLSMIVLFLWVFQFPDKTVVSSAVEEKGTVFVYGRAAVGTVDEDFICATLDWWPPQKCDYGTCAWDHASILNLDLNNTIFQNAIREFAPLKIRIGGTLQDLVIYETPDQKQPCLPFTQNTSLLFGYTQGCLPMRRWNQLNDFFSKTGAKVIFGLNALSGRSIQSNGEAVGAWDYTNAESFIRYIVQNNHTVDGWELGNELCGSGVGTRVAASQYATDTIALRNIVNRVYKDGSPMPLVIGPGGFFDAAWFTEYLNKAENSLNATTRHIYNLGPGVDQHLIEKILNPSYLDQEAITFRSLKNIINNSSTRAVAWVGEAGGAYNSGRNLVSNAFVYSFWYLDQLGMASVYDTKTYCRQSLIGGNYGLLNTTNFTPNPDYYSALIWRRLMGRKALFTSFSGTKKIRSYTHCARQSKGITVLLMNLDNTTTVVANVELNNTYKLRHRKTSQKIARTSQMPWVSDGETQREEYHLTANDGNLHSQTMLLNGHALQVNSIGDIPPLEPIHVNSTDPITIAPYSIAFVHMPNVVVPACA; this is translated from the exons ATGGGTTGTCGTCAATTATCGATGATAGTTTTATTCCTTTGGGTGTTCCAGTTTCCGGACAAGACCGTCGTAAGCTCGGCCGTAGAAGAGAAAGGAACGGTGTTTGTGTACGGAAGAGCGGCCGTGGGAACAGTAGACGAAGACTTCATCTGCGCCACTTTGGATTGGTGGCCACCTCAGAAATGTGACTACGGAACTTGTGCTTGGGACCATGCTTCGATTCTTAACCTG GACCTGAATAACACTATTTTTCAGAATGCAATCAGAG AATTTGCTCCATTGAAAATAAGAATAGGAGGAACATTACAAGACTTGGTGATATATGAGACACCAGATCAGAAACAGCCTTGTCTTCCTTTCACCCAAAACACTTCCCTTCTCTTTGGCTACACACAAGGATGTCTGCCCATGCGCCGATGGAACCAGCTTAATGACTTCTTTAGCAAAACCGG AGCTAAAGTCATCTTCGGGCTGAATGCACTCTCTGGTCGGAGCATACAATCTAATGGCGAAGCCGTCGGAGCCTGGGATTACACCAATGCTGAATCATTCATCCGATATATAGTACAGAACAACCACACGGTCGATGGTTGGGAGCTCG GAAATGAGCTGTGTGGAAGTGGTGTTGGTACAAGAGTTGCAGCAAGTCAGTATGCTACGGACACCATAGCTCTGCGAAACATTGTGAACCGGGTTTATAAGGATGGGAGTCCCATGCCACTGGTGATAGGTCCTGGTGGTTTCTTTGACGCTGCTTGGTTCACAGAATACTTGAACAAAGCTGAAAATTCTCTCAATGCAACTACTCGTCACATCTACAATCTCGGTCCAG GGGTGGACCAGCATCTGATAGAAAAGATTCTAAACCCTTCGTACCTGGACCAAGAGGCAATAACGTTTCGCAGCCTAAAGAACATAATCAACAACTCCTCAACAAGGGCTGTGGCATGGGTTGGTGAGGCTGGTGGCGCTTACAATAGCGGTCGTAATCTTGTCTCTAATGCTTTCGTTTATAGTTTCTG GTACCTGGACCAGCTTGGTATGGCATCAGTTTATGATACAAAAACTTATTGTAGACAGTCTCTGATCGGAGGAAACTATGGCCTGCTAAATACTACTAATTTCACTCCTAACCCTGACTATTACAG TGCTCTGATCTGGCGACGACTTATGGGAAGAAAGGCATTGTTCACAAGCTTTTCCGGAACCAAAAAGATACGTTCATACACCCATTGTGCAAGACAATCG AAAGGGATCACAGTTTTACTGATGAACCTTGACAACACTACAACAGTTGTGGCGAACGTAGAGCTAAATAACACTTACAAACTAAGACACAGGAAGACGTCTCAGAAAATAGCAAGGACTTCCCAGATGCCTTGGGTCTCTGATGGTGAAACCCAAAGAGAAGAGTACCATTTGACAGCAAATGACGGAAATTTACACAGCCAGACTATGCTACTCAACGGTCATGCACTGCAGGTTAACTCGATAGGTGACATACCTCCACTGGAACCGATACATGTAAACTCAACAGATCCAATAACAATAGCTCCATATTCTATTGCGTTTGTGCATATGCCCAACGTTGTTGTACCTGCATGTGCTTAG
- the LOC106312197 gene encoding uncharacterized protein LOC106312197 has product MGKGKLILICQSGGKFVTDDDGTMTYTGGEAEAIDINHETSFHDFKLKLAKLWNLDFDSLSLKYFLPGNRRTLITMRQEKDMKRMYNFHLSSVSAEVFVTGQEGFHSQAPANWSDNIAVRTDATLIAYGNVANVPIEVATEDNSLVDVSLTSRKVTPRFTSESSGLVEIPVTVSTGPVVPANSTSKKPKRKGKTSLASSNSKLTPRSSKQTVMGSKSSSPMSPASVSKRRRVMEEPSMLLQDENAGETRRRSLRNRGEIRKPVIETDEDEYLLSDEDDAHDNLDVDDDNDYVQDIDAYYPETEDVDSEPQMMNYSISGVKDGSVESLVASWKLCITGVGQGFESVVEFRDALQKYAVACRFGYRLRKNESNRACGVCLVGGCPWKIYASWVPSESMFRIKKFNRRHTCGGESWKSAHPKKNWVVSIIKERLQENPNQKTKNIADSIFQDFGIELSYCTIRRGIDEAKGGLHTSFKNAYKHLPLFVNKVVETNPGSIVDLVVGEDKRFQRLFLSFRSCINGFLTGCRPLLFLDAIPFKSRYHEILLTASALDGDDGVLPVALALVDVETDETWRWFLEQVKVAVPSLRPLTFVSDREKGLVSSVLEIFENAHHGYSIHYLMEDFMRSLRGPFLGDGKPSLSYYLLAAARADRLDGFKVYTEQIKRVSPKAYDWVMEIEGKHWANALFEGEPYSHITSDVGEIYSKWIEEIQETSIVLKLVVFVSRIVELVNSSQEKSREWFSHLVPSKEESLVEECKKASTLKVFFCSDTLFEVHDGSVQLVDMSNQTCSCFGWKPTGLPCQHAIAVLNTKGRNVYEYCSSFFTVESFRSTYSEALGPVAIELPSVENEGSSKEEEEQVLPPLFSRVQGVDKRIKDRKRGRSVCCTKCGGVGHNKATCKDD; this is encoded by the exons ATGGGAAAAGGTAAGCTTATACTGATCTGTCAATCTGGTGGCAAGTTTGTGACGGACGATGATGGGACAATGACTTATACTGGAGGAGAGGCAGAAGCTATAGATATTAATCATGAAACTTCTTTTCATGACTTTAAGCTCAAACTGGCCAAACTATGGAACTTGGACTTTGATTCTTTGTCCCTCAAGTATTTTCTCCCCGGAAACAGAAGAACCCTTATCACCATGAGACAAGAGAAAGACATGAAGAGGATGTATAATTTTCATCTGAGCTCCGTCAGTGCTGAAGTTTTTGTAACAGGACAAGAAGGCTTCCACTCTCAAGCACCTGCTAACTG GTCTGATAATATAGCAGTGAGAACAGACGCTACACTTATAGCATATGGGAATGTAGCTAATGTACCCATTGAAGTTGCCACAGAAGACAACAGCCTCGTTGATGTTAGTTTGACATCTAGAAAGGTCACCCCCAGGTTTACTTCTGAATCCAGTGGCCTTGTTGAGATTCCTGTAACCGTATCCACTGGTCCAGTGGTACCAGCCAATTCAACTTCGAAGAAACCCAAGCGGAAAGGGAAGACGAGTCTTGCTTCCAGTAACTCTAAACTGACTCCCAGAAGTTCCAAACAAACAGTGATGGGTTCAAAAAGCTCCTCTCCGATGTCCCCTGCGAGTGTTAGTAAACGAAGACGTGTGATGGAAGAACCCAGCATGTTGCTCCAGGATGAAAACGCCGGCGAGACAAGGAGAAGATCCTTAAGAAACAGGGGAGAAATTCGAAAGCCTGTAATAGAAACTGATGAGGATGAATATCTCTTAAGTGACGAAGATGATGCTCACGATAATCTTGATGTAGATGATGACAACGACTACGTCCAGGATATTGATGCCTATTACCCTGAAACCGAGGATGTTGACTCTGAACCCCAGATGATGAATTATTCCATCTCCGGTGTTAAGGATGGTTCCGTAGAGAGCTTGGTAGCCTCATGGAAACTTTGCATTACCGGCGTGGGTCAGGGATTCGAGAGTGTCGTTGAGTTTCGTGACGCGTTGCAGAAGTACGCCGTTGCTTGTCGTTTTGGGTACAGGTTAAGGAAGAATGAATCAAACCGAGCGTGTGGGGTTTGTTTGGTCGGAGGTTGTCCTTGGAAGATTTATGCATCATGGGTACCATCAGAAAGCATGTTTAGGATAAAGAAGTTTAACAGAAGGCATACATGTGGGGGAGAATCTTGGAAATCTGCTCATCCAAAAAAGAACTGGGTGGTGAGTATCATCAAGGAGAGGTTGCAGGAGAATCCAAATCAGAAGACTAAGAACATCGCCGATTCCATCTTTCAAGATTTTGGTATTGAGCTGAGTTATTGCACCATTAGACGAGGCATTGATGAAGCCAAAGGAGGGCTTCACACATCATTCAAAAACGCGTATAAGCATTTGCCTCTTTTTGTGAATAAGGTTGTTGAGACAAACCCTGGAAGTATAGTTGATCTTGTGGTTGGTGAGGACAAGAGATTTCAGCGGCTTTTTCTGTCTTTCCGCTCTTGTATAAATGGGTTTCTAACTGGTTGCAGGCCGCTTCTTTTCCTTGATGCCATTCCCTTTAAGTCGAGGTATCATGAGATTTTGTTAACAGCTTCTGCCTTGGATGGAGATGATGGTGTGCTTCCAGTGGCATTAGCCCTTGTGGATGTGGAAACTGACGAAACTTGGCGTTGGTTTCTTGAACAAGTAAAGGTAGCTGTGCCAAGTTTACGACCCCTTACATTTGTCTCTGACCGTGAGAAAGGCCTAGTGAGTTCCGTGCTGGAGATTTTCGAGAACGCACATCATGGTTATTCCATTCATTACTTGATGGAGGACTTTATGAGAAGCCTGAGAGGTCCGTTTCTTGGAGACGGGAAGCCATCCTTATCGTACTATCTACTGGCTGCAGCACGTGCTGATCGACTTGATGGGTTTAAGGTATACACTGAGCAGATAAAACGAGTGTCTCCGAAAGCTTATGATTGGGTAATGGAGATTGAAGGAAAGCACTGGGCCAATGCGTTGTTTGAAGGTGAACCATACAGCCACATAACCTCAGATGTGGGAGAGATCTACTCGAAATGGATTGAAGAAATTCAGGAGACATCAATCGTCCTGAAGCTTGTGGTGTTTGTGAGTAGAATCGTGGAGTTGGTAAACAGTAGCCAGGAGAAGTCAAGAGAGTGGTTCAGCCACCTTGTGCCATCTAAGGAGGAAAGTCTAGTGGAAGAATGCAAGAAAGCAAGCACGCTTAAAGTTTTCTTTTGCTCCGACACGCTTTTCGAGGTTCACGATGGGTCTGTTCAGCTCGTGGACATGAGTAACCAAACATGCAGCTGCTTCGGGTGGAAGCCCACTGGTCTTCCTTGCCAGCATGCGATTGCTGTCCTAAACACCAAAGGCAGAAATGTTTATGAGTACTGTTCAAGTTTCTTTACAGTTGAAAGTTTCCGTTCAACGTATTCAGAAGCTCTGGGGCCAGTCGCGATCGAATTACCTTCAGTGGAGAATGAAGGGAGCAGCAAGGAAGAGGAAGAACAAGTACTTCCGCCTCTGTTTTCGCGTGTTCAGGGAGTGGACAAAAGAATCAAGGACAGGAAAAGAGGACGATCCGTGTGCTGTACAAAGTGTGGAGGAGTAGGACATAACAAGGCTACTTGCAAGGATGATTGA
- the LOC106311799 gene encoding bifunctional purple acid phosphatase 26 isoform X2: protein MIQGMEIRHLLLVVAVLLSLVLQGQGGITSSYVRSEWPAVDIPLDHKVFKVPKGYNAPQQVHITQGDYDGKAVIISWVTPDEPGSSTVHYGAVQGEYDFVAKGTYSNYTFYKYKSGYTHHCLVSGLEYNTKYYYKIESGESSREFWFVTPPHVHPDASYKFGIIGDLGQTFNSLSTLEHYMRSGAQAVLFLGDLSYADRYQYNDVGVRWDTWGRFVEPSTAYQPWLWSAGNHEVDYMPYMGEVTPFKNYLERYTTPYLASKSSNPLWYSVRRASAHIIVLSSYSPFVKYTPQWRWLDEEFKRVDREKTPWLIVLMHSPIYNSNEAHFKEGESMRAAFEEWFVEYRVDVVFAGHVHAYERSYRVSNVRYNVSSGDRFPVPDTSAPVYITVGDGGNQEGLAGRFMEPQPDYSAFREASYGHSTLDIKNRTHAIYHWNRNDDGKKVATDEFVLYNQYWGKNIRRRKLKKHYIKSVVVDWIAS from the exons ATGATTCAGGGTATGGAGATTCGTCATTTGCTGCTGGTAGTCGCTGTGTTGTTGAGCTTAGTTTTACAAGGACAAGGTGGGATCACAAGTAGCTACGTCCGCTCCGAATGGCCCGCCGTTGATATTCCACTCGACCACAAAGTTTTCAAAGTCCCTAAAGGCTACAACGCTCCTCAACAA GTACATATAACTCAAGGTGATTATGATGGAAAGGCTGTTATCATCTCTTGGGTGACTCCTGATGAGCCTGGCTCCAGCACGGTCCATTACGGCGCCGTCCAGGGCGAATACGACTTTGTGGCTAAAGGCACTTACTCTAACTACACTTTCTACAAATACAAGTCTGGCTACACCCATCACTGCCTAGTCTCTGGCCTTGAG TATAATACAAAGTACTATTACAAGATTGAAAGTGGTGAATCTTCTAGGGAGTTTTGGTTCGTTACACCACCACATGTACATCCAGATGCATCTTACAAGTTTGGTATCATAG GCGACCTGGGACAAACATTCAACTCCTTGTCCACACTGGAACACTACATGCGGAGTGGAGCTCAAGCTGTCTTATTCCTTGGAGATCTCTCTTACGCTGACAGATATCAATATAACGATGTTGGTGTCAGATGGGATACTTGGGGCCGTTTCGTGGAGCCCAGTACCGCTTATCAGCCCTGGCTCTGGTCTGCAGGCAACCACGAAGTCGATTACATGCCATACATG GGGGAAGTGACACCTTTCAAGAATTACCTTGAGCGTTACACTACGCCATACTTGGCTTCAAAAAGTAGCAATCCTCTCTGGTATTCTGTTAGGCGTGCCTCCGCTCATATCATTGTCCTCTCCAGTTATTCTCCTTTTG TGAAGTATACCCCTCAATGGAGATGGCTTGATGAAGAGTTCAAAAGAGTTGACAGGGAGAAAACTCCTTGGCTAATTGTTCTGATGCATTCCCCGATTTACAACAGTAATGAAGCACACTTCAAGGAGGGTGAAAGCATGCGAGCAGCTTTTGAGGAATGGTTTGTCGAATACAGAGTTGATGTAGTCTTTGCTGGACATGTTCATGCCTACGAGAGATCG TACCGAGTATCAAATGTACGGTATAATGTGTCAAGTGGAGACCGCTTCCCAGTTCCAGATACGTCAGCTCCTGTTTATATAACAGTTGGAGACGGAGGAAATCAAGAAGGTCTTGCGGGAAG GTTTATGGAACCACAGCCAGATTATTCTGCATTTAGAGAAGCTAGCTACGGACACTCCACTCTGGACATAAAAAACCGAACACATGCGATATACCACTGGAACCGCAATGATGATGGGAAGAAAGTAGCAACAGATGAGTTTGTGCTATACAACCAGTACTG GGGAAAGAACATTAGACGGAGAAAGCTGAAGAAGCATTATATCAAGAGTGTCGTGGTTGACTGGATTGCCAGTTGA
- the LOC106311799 gene encoding bifunctional purple acid phosphatase 26 isoform X1, with amino-acid sequence MIQGMEIRHLLLVVAVLLSLVLQGQGGITSSYVRSEWPAVDIPLDHKVFKVPKGYNAPQQVHITQGDYDGKAVIISWVTPDEPGSSTVHYGAVQGEYDFVAKGTYSNYTFYKYKSGYTHHCLVSGLEVTTVPTCFCFIGGKLWTWNCIFLFDLSLYIIHMQIIGGLILQYNTKYYYKIESGESSREFWFVTPPHVHPDASYKFGIIGDLGQTFNSLSTLEHYMRSGAQAVLFLGDLSYADRYQYNDVGVRWDTWGRFVEPSTAYQPWLWSAGNHEVDYMPYMGEVTPFKNYLERYTTPYLASKSSNPLWYSVRRASAHIIVLSSYSPFVKYTPQWRWLDEEFKRVDREKTPWLIVLMHSPIYNSNEAHFKEGESMRAAFEEWFVEYRVDVVFAGHVHAYERSYRVSNVRYNVSSGDRFPVPDTSAPVYITVGDGGNQEGLAGRFMEPQPDYSAFREASYGHSTLDIKNRTHAIYHWNRNDDGKKVATDEFVLYNQYWGKNIRRRKLKKHYIKSVVVDWIAS; translated from the exons ATGATTCAGGGTATGGAGATTCGTCATTTGCTGCTGGTAGTCGCTGTGTTGTTGAGCTTAGTTTTACAAGGACAAGGTGGGATCACAAGTAGCTACGTCCGCTCCGAATGGCCCGCCGTTGATATTCCACTCGACCACAAAGTTTTCAAAGTCCCTAAAGGCTACAACGCTCCTCAACAA GTACATATAACTCAAGGTGATTATGATGGAAAGGCTGTTATCATCTCTTGGGTGACTCCTGATGAGCCTGGCTCCAGCACGGTCCATTACGGCGCCGTCCAGGGCGAATACGACTTTGTGGCTAAAGGCACTTACTCTAACTACACTTTCTACAAATACAAGTCTGGCTACACCCATCACTGCCTAGTCTCTGGCCTTGAGGTAACAACAGTACCCACATGTTTCTGTTTCATTGGTGGCAAATTGTGGACATGGAACTGCATATTTTTATTTGATCTTAGTTTATATATCATTCACATGCAAATTATTGGGGGGTTAATATTGCAGTATAATACAAAGTACTATTACAAGATTGAAAGTGGTGAATCTTCTAGGGAGTTTTGGTTCGTTACACCACCACATGTACATCCAGATGCATCTTACAAGTTTGGTATCATAG GCGACCTGGGACAAACATTCAACTCCTTGTCCACACTGGAACACTACATGCGGAGTGGAGCTCAAGCTGTCTTATTCCTTGGAGATCTCTCTTACGCTGACAGATATCAATATAACGATGTTGGTGTCAGATGGGATACTTGGGGCCGTTTCGTGGAGCCCAGTACCGCTTATCAGCCCTGGCTCTGGTCTGCAGGCAACCACGAAGTCGATTACATGCCATACATG GGGGAAGTGACACCTTTCAAGAATTACCTTGAGCGTTACACTACGCCATACTTGGCTTCAAAAAGTAGCAATCCTCTCTGGTATTCTGTTAGGCGTGCCTCCGCTCATATCATTGTCCTCTCCAGTTATTCTCCTTTTG TGAAGTATACCCCTCAATGGAGATGGCTTGATGAAGAGTTCAAAAGAGTTGACAGGGAGAAAACTCCTTGGCTAATTGTTCTGATGCATTCCCCGATTTACAACAGTAATGAAGCACACTTCAAGGAGGGTGAAAGCATGCGAGCAGCTTTTGAGGAATGGTTTGTCGAATACAGAGTTGATGTAGTCTTTGCTGGACATGTTCATGCCTACGAGAGATCG TACCGAGTATCAAATGTACGGTATAATGTGTCAAGTGGAGACCGCTTCCCAGTTCCAGATACGTCAGCTCCTGTTTATATAACAGTTGGAGACGGAGGAAATCAAGAAGGTCTTGCGGGAAG GTTTATGGAACCACAGCCAGATTATTCTGCATTTAGAGAAGCTAGCTACGGACACTCCACTCTGGACATAAAAAACCGAACACATGCGATATACCACTGGAACCGCAATGATGATGGGAAGAAAGTAGCAACAGATGAGTTTGTGCTATACAACCAGTACTG GGGAAAGAACATTAGACGGAGAAAGCTGAAGAAGCATTATATCAAGAGTGTCGTGGTTGACTGGATTGCCAGTTGA